Proteins encoded by one window of Candidatus Odinarchaeum yellowstonii:
- a CDS encoding ABC transporter permease: MSGFLNYCLEQFKRSLLVVKKNVKIYYSKGPVIIFGVVLPMFLFLAYFIGRNIGIQEAFPGLLGMTVFFSSTSVGPTIVPWESRLKTLERLLSSPISLWSIFLGDVISSFIFGVFISIIPLILGLILGVEIFNFLLIIGGLILGVLCFSAFSILLSAYPPSDTPATIMMITSLVRFPLVFISGVFAPLSTLPSWGVILSSISPLTYFVDLTRASLAGVSYYPIALDLTVLAVISIVFFITALLIHRKTILIRLS, encoded by the coding sequence ATGAGTGGTTTTTTAAACTATTGTTTAGAGCAGTTTAAGCGTTCTCTTCTTGTTGTGAAGAAGAATGTTAAAATATATTATAGTAAGGGTCCTGTAATAATATTCGGCGTAGTTTTGCCTATGTTTCTTTTCTTAGCTTATTTTATCGGTAGAAACATAGGTATTCAGGAAGCTTTCCCCGGTTTACTCGGTATGACTGTTTTCTTCTCCTCTACTTCTGTAGGGCCTACGATAGTTCCCTGGGAGTCGCGTCTTAAAACACTGGAGCGGTTGCTTTCATCTCCTATAAGTTTATGGAGTATATTTTTAGGCGACGTTATCTCCTCGTTTATATTCGGTGTTTTCATATCAATTATACCTTTAATTCTAGGTTTAATACTAGGTGTTGAAATTTTTAACTTCCTCCTTATAATAGGGGGTTTAATACTTGGGGTTCTATGTTTCTCCGCGTTCAGTATTCTATTATCCGCTTACCCTCCTTCAGACACTCCTGCAACTATTATGATGATTACCTCGCTGGTTAGATTTCCACTAGTATTCATCAGCGGCGTGTTCGCACCGCTTTCAACGCTACCGAGTTGGGGTGTTATCTTATCCTCTATCTCCCCGCTGACATATTTTGTCGACTTAACTAGGGCTTCTCTTGCAGGGGTTAGCTATTATCCGATAGCTTTAGATTTAACAGTTTTAGCTGTTATCTCCATAGTATTCTTTATAACAGCTCTTCTAATTCACAGGAAAACCATTCTTATACGGTTATCTTAA
- the nhaA gene encoding Na+/H+ antiporter NhaA — MSERKKSVLFISTFNSARSQIAEALLNNLYGDFYEAYSAGLKPTDIHPLAVKVMNEIGIDISGKKPKSIDEFAGSMIFDYVVTLCDEDFEVCPYFPGGKNYIHKSIDASFQLEGKSELYIADFRRMRDEIKSFIINTFKPEVAAGKPIREVLELRKIPDKFLKYLRKVEPIERISAPFRRFIELESSSGILLISCIVVALLLSNVLGYLYLDVWELEISLSVYVFTVTKPLRLWFNEGLMALFFLLVGLELKREFLVGELTTMKKIALPAFAALGGMIFPIIIYSALNMGGVGEPGWGIPMATDIAIVLGVATLIGRGIPDSLKVFLASFAIIDDIGAVIAIALFYPSELYLPAFIVIAVFTASLVAVNYLGAKNMILYFVLGVGLWFGFLESGVEPALAGLILALTIPAKRALGSTEFLDVCYASIEELEKSVPISKREIDAERDMTVNVIDKACDMTVPLLVRIQQIIHPWVGFLIIPLFILANTGVDLWGLDLGFILTQPVTLGVVAGLFLGKQIGITLFSYISVKTKLASLPSGVGWRHIYGAALLGGIGFTMSLFISHLAFTASALLDMAKIGILLGSLISGLAGWIYFKLIAKVK; from the coding sequence TTGAGTGAGCGTAAGAAAAGTGTTCTCTTTATAAGTACGTTTAACTCAGCTCGCTCTCAGATTGCTGAGGCTTTATTAAATAACTTGTATGGGGATTTTTATGAAGCTTACAGTGCTGGTTTAAAACCTACGGATATTCATCCCTTAGCTGTTAAAGTTATGAATGAAATAGGGATTGACATATCCGGGAAGAAGCCTAAGAGTATTGATGAATTTGCTGGTAGTATGATCTTCGACTATGTGGTTACGCTATGTGATGAGGATTTTGAGGTTTGCCCTTACTTTCCAGGTGGGAAAAACTATATTCATAAAAGTATAGATGCGAGTTTTCAACTTGAAGGCAAATCTGAATTATATATAGCTGATTTTAGAAGAATGAGGGATGAGATTAAATCTTTTATTATTAACACTTTTAAACCTGAGGTGGCAGCGGGAAAACCTATACGGGAAGTTTTAGAGCTGCGGAAAATACCTGATAAATTTCTTAAATATCTTAGAAAAGTTGAACCTATTGAGAGAATCAGCGCTCCTTTCCGAAGATTTATTGAGCTTGAAAGCTCCAGTGGCATATTATTAATCTCTTGTATTGTAGTCGCTTTACTTTTATCGAATGTTTTAGGCTACTTATACTTGGATGTATGGGAATTGGAGATCAGTTTGAGCGTATACGTTTTCACTGTCACTAAGCCTTTAAGATTATGGTTTAACGAGGGGCTTATGGCTTTATTCTTTCTACTGGTGGGGTTGGAGCTTAAACGCGAGTTTCTTGTAGGGGAGCTTACAACGATGAAAAAGATTGCTCTACCCGCATTCGCAGCTTTAGGTGGTATGATTTTCCCGATAATAATTTACTCAGCTCTGAACATGGGTGGTGTCGGTGAACCAGGTTGGGGGATTCCCATGGCTACTGATATAGCTATAGTTTTAGGTGTTGCTACGTTGATTGGCAGGGGGATCCCGGATAGTTTAAAAGTGTTTTTAGCCTCTTTTGCGATAATCGATGATATTGGAGCGGTTATCGCTATAGCTTTATTCTACCCCTCTGAACTTTATCTTCCAGCTTTCATAGTTATCGCTGTTTTCACGGCAAGCTTGGTTGCTGTAAACTATCTTGGAGCTAAAAACATGATATTATATTTTGTGCTTGGTGTTGGTTTATGGTTCGGGTTTTTAGAATCAGGGGTTGAACCGGCTTTAGCGGGGTTAATTTTAGCTTTAACAATACCGGCTAAAAGAGCTTTAGGTTCAACAGAATTTTTAGATGTATGCTACGCTTCAATAGAGGAATTAGAGAAGTCTGTGCCTATTAGTAAAAGGGAGATTGACGCTGAAAGAGATATGACTGTTAACGTTATCGATAAAGCCTGTGATATGACGGTTCCTCTCCTGGTTAGGATTCAGCAGATTATTCACCCATGGGTTGGCTTTCTCATCATACCTTTATTTATATTAGCTAACACAGGAGTGGATCTTTGGGGTTTAGACTTAGGGTTTATTTTAACTCAGCCTGTAACGTTAGGTGTGGTGGCTGGATTATTTTTAGGTAAGCAAATAGGGATAACGCTTTTCTCATATATTTCAGTTAAAACTAAGTTAGCTAGTCTTCCATCAGGTGTAGGCTGGAGACACATCTACGGGGCGGCGTTATTGGGGGGTATAGGTTTTACAATGTCGCTTTTCATAAGTCATTTAGCCTTCACCGCGTCAGCTCTCTTAGACATGGCTAAAATAGGGATTCTATTAGGTTCTTTAATATCCGGGTTAGCGGGATGGATATATTTTAAATTGATCGCTAAAGTTAAGTAG
- a CDS encoding geranylgeranyl reductase family protein produces MPVKKYDAIIIGAGPAGCSAGLKLAGERLKTLIVEKRKLPRLKVCAGLLPEAAIQVLEDYLNLKIAEHVFEEPKTVGLVYIPPSGFKNTVLKLNYQLYNINRVEFDNWLAREAESKGVEILQNTQPEKIEENDKEVILKITGGVTLKTSYLIGCDGVKSWTRRQLSNRKYECAPVYQETYRLKEDQVHIVKPYFHIFLNGDICNLYSYMILKKSRVILGTGNFNSEKVSAKTVHSMLKFKKFLEDQTPEFKKIFNQKPVRELWFIPFFKPETGRGRILLAGDAAGFVNPFSGEGIRLAVESGVYAAEAIIKNMFENGRVLEYYQRQVSQLIDFCERMRDYTVNLTELEREQYVKDMRAASKNL; encoded by the coding sequence TTGCCAGTTAAAAAATATGATGCTATTATAATAGGGGCTGGGCCTGCCGGGTGCTCAGCCGGTTTAAAACTAGCCGGTGAACGTTTAAAAACACTCATCGTTGAAAAAAGAAAGCTACCCAGATTAAAAGTCTGCGCTGGACTCTTACCTGAAGCTGCAATCCAAGTATTAGAAGACTATTTAAATCTGAAAATAGCTGAACACGTCTTCGAAGAACCCAAAACAGTCGGACTCGTCTACATACCCCCTTCAGGGTTTAAAAACACGGTTTTAAAATTAAACTACCAATTATATAATATTAACCGGGTTGAATTCGACAACTGGCTTGCCCGCGAAGCTGAAAGTAAAGGTGTTGAAATACTTCAAAACACTCAACCTGAAAAAATAGAGGAGAATGATAAAGAAGTAATTTTAAAAATAACTGGCGGGGTAACCCTGAAAACAAGTTATTTAATCGGATGCGACGGCGTTAAAAGCTGGACTCGCAGACAGTTATCTAACAGAAAATATGAGTGCGCCCCCGTCTACCAGGAAACATACCGTTTAAAAGAAGATCAAGTCCACATAGTTAAACCATACTTTCACATATTCTTAAACGGAGATATATGCAACCTTTATTCTTATATGATCTTGAAGAAAAGTAGAGTAATACTTGGAACAGGAAACTTTAACAGTGAAAAAGTTTCAGCTAAAACAGTTCATAGCATGCTAAAATTTAAGAAGTTTTTAGAAGACCAGACACCCGAGTTTAAAAAAATCTTCAACCAGAAACCGGTAAGAGAACTATGGTTCATACCCTTCTTTAAACCTGAAACAGGACGTGGGAGAATACTGTTAGCAGGGGATGCCGCGGGATTTGTAAATCCTTTCAGCGGAGAAGGAATAAGACTAGCAGTGGAAAGCGGCGTATACGCTGCTGAAGCTATCATAAAAAACATGTTCGAAAACGGTAGGGTTTTAGAATACTATCAGCGGCAAGTATCCCAGTTAATAGATTTCTGCGAACGAATGCGAGACTACACCGTGAATCTAACAGAGCTGGAGCGAGAACAATATGTGAAAGATATGAGAGCGGCTTCCAAAAATCTTTAA
- a CDS encoding ATP-binding cassette domain-containing protein — protein MRNAIEVVNVSKSFNGFKAVDNVSFTVMEGEIFGFLGPNGAGKTTTTRMITGLIKPDHGEIRVFGFDILREPVKAKQIMGIIPEMSNAYIDLSAWDNLMLVGGLYGVPRKIREERGELLLKQFKLFDRRSQLVKGFSKGMKQRLLMCMALIHEPILLVLDEPTSGLDVESTILIREVLRGLNKRGVTVFITTHNMEEASKLCERVAIINHGRIIVDDTVENVKNGVERFKILEIVFDRKIDFSGLAAFSVNGRVDEAGERVRLTVGDVGEALNNIIEFANSKSLKIISLNTLTPSLEEAFIKLTGAGKL, from the coding sequence ATGAGAAACGCGATAGAAGTTGTGAATGTATCTAAATCATTTAACGGGTTTAAAGCAGTGGATAATGTTTCCTTCACTGTTATGGAGGGTGAAATATTCGGTTTTCTAGGGCCTAACGGTGCTGGTAAAACAACCACTACGCGCATGATTACAGGTTTAATTAAACCCGATCACGGTGAAATAAGGGTATTCGGTTTCGATATTCTCCGAGAGCCTGTTAAAGCTAAACAGATTATGGGAATCATTCCCGAAATGTCTAATGCGTATATTGATTTATCCGCTTGGGATAATCTTATGCTAGTGGGTGGCTTATACGGGGTTCCTAGGAAGATACGGGAGGAGAGGGGTGAACTTCTTCTCAAACAGTTTAAACTGTTTGATAGACGCAGCCAGCTTGTTAAAGGATTCTCTAAAGGTATGAAGCAGCGGTTATTAATGTGTATGGCTTTAATTCATGAACCTATTCTGCTTGTATTAGATGAGCCGACCTCCGGATTAGACGTGGAGAGCACTATTCTGATAAGAGAGGTTTTGAGGGGGTTGAATAAGCGCGGTGTAACTGTTTTCATTACGACTCATAATATGGAGGAGGCTAGTAAGCTTTGTGAGAGGGTTGCTATTATTAATCACGGTAGAATTATTGTAGATGACACGGTGGAGAATGTTAAGAATGGGGTTGAGCGTTTTAAAATCTTAGAGATTGTTTTTGACCGTAAAATAGATTTCAGCGGGTTAGCCGCGTTCTCTGTTAACGGTAGGGTTGATGAGGCTGGTGAAAGAGTTAGATTGACGGTGGGGGATGTGGGCGAGGCGTTGAATAATATAATAGAGTTCGCTAACAGTAAGTCTCTTAAAATTATTTCTTTGAATACTTTAACTCCCTCACTTGAAGAGGCTTTTATAAAATTAACCGGGGCTGGTAAATTATGA
- a CDS encoding radical SAM protein, giving the protein MVEADCSLQSLILCESPDYVRTSLAAAMTLKLIPGRFYRDAKLYCINLLLTYPEGCAANCAYCGLSRERGGRWVQNSFIRVDWPTYPLNEIIDRMEEYKQDIRRVCVSMITRPKAVADTIQIVKRIRERLDTPISALITPTVMSKRNLEELKQAGCDHIGVAVDAARPDLFDKYRGSGVKGPHKWDKYWEIVKQAVEVYGDAVGVHLIVGLGETEKEMIETIQHAQNIGASTHLFSFYPEENSQMSNHQPPPIEQYRRIQLARYLINEKIKTIEDMEFTPDGRLESINISVEEFDKIVESGIPFMTSGCPGVDGQVACNRPYANEKPGKLIRNYPFKPLKSDIKIIRKQLKVNVQSW; this is encoded by the coding sequence ATGGTGGAAGCTGACTGCAGTCTACAATCTCTAATCCTTTGTGAAAGCCCGGATTACGTTAGAACAAGTCTGGCGGCGGCGATGACTCTTAAACTTATCCCCGGACGCTTCTACAGGGATGCTAAACTATACTGCATTAATCTTCTACTCACATACCCTGAAGGTTGCGCAGCTAACTGCGCTTACTGTGGGCTTTCAAGAGAGAGAGGTGGCCGATGGGTTCAAAACAGTTTCATTAGAGTAGACTGGCCTACATATCCTTTAAACGAAATAATAGATAGAATGGAAGAATACAAGCAGGATATTAGAAGAGTCTGTGTTTCAATGATCACCAGACCTAAAGCTGTAGCTGACACTATACAGATCGTTAAAAGAATACGTGAGCGACTGGATACACCTATATCAGCTCTCATAACCCCAACTGTAATGAGTAAAAGAAACCTGGAGGAGTTAAAGCAAGCTGGCTGCGATCATATCGGTGTAGCTGTAGACGCGGCTAGACCAGATCTTTTCGATAAATACAGGGGTAGCGGTGTTAAAGGCCCCCATAAATGGGATAAATACTGGGAGATCGTGAAGCAAGCGGTTGAAGTTTACGGAGACGCTGTTGGAGTTCATTTAATAGTAGGTTTAGGTGAAACTGAGAAAGAGATGATTGAAACCATTCAACACGCTCAAAACATAGGAGCCTCAACACATTTATTCTCATTCTACCCTGAGGAGAACAGTCAAATGTCCAACCATCAGCCGCCTCCTATAGAACAATACCGTAGAATACAATTAGCACGCTACCTGATCAATGAGAAAATTAAAACAATAGAAGATATGGAGTTTACACCGGATGGAAGACTGGAATCTATAAATATAAGCGTAGAAGAGTTTGACAAAATAGTGGAGAGCGGCATACCCTTCATGACAAGCGGCTGCCCTGGAGTCGACGGACAAGTTGCATGCAACAGACCCTATGCGAATGAGAAACCCGGTAAATTAATCAGAAACTATCCGTTTAAACCTCTTAAATCAGATATTAAAATTATAAGAAAACAGTTAAAAGTAAACGTTCAGAGCTGGTAA
- a CDS encoding putative zinc-binding protein, with product MEDKKIAIIACSGASNTGQITNEVAKKIIKNLKNTVMVCLPGVPLEAKTSMDKINQADIVVAIDGCPIKCANRLLEKYTGRKPDIETNIMTDYNVKKSSDPLSYTDEEAERIAQDLIKRIKQLQS from the coding sequence ATGGAGGATAAGAAAATTGCGATAATAGCCTGCTCCGGTGCCTCCAACACCGGTCAGATAACAAATGAAGTGGCTAAAAAAATAATTAAAAATTTAAAGAACACTGTAATGGTGTGCTTACCAGGGGTGCCTTTAGAAGCTAAAACTTCAATGGACAAAATAAATCAGGCGGATATAGTAGTGGCTATAGACGGCTGCCCGATAAAATGCGCGAACCGCTTGCTTGAAAAATATACGGGGCGGAAACCAGACATTGAAACAAACATAATGACGGATTACAACGTTAAAAAAAGCTCAGATCCATTATCCTACACTGACGAAGAAGCTGAGAGAATAGCTCAAGACCTAATAAAGAGAATAAAACAGTTACAAAGCTAA
- a CDS encoding histone deacetylase, whose product MKIVYDPRFEVEYSDEPAAEKGRIQVIYEELKDSYEFVKPEPASEEDLALVHTKAHIQSIKGSGLYEIARLAAGGAIKAAEIGYSGEPAFALIRPPGHHAGVDFYWGFCYFNNIAVSVQKLRREGKVKKVLIVDFDLHYGDGTANIFVNEPQVAYYHLLRRAKSQQLYAFSKYLSTLKDYDIVAVSAGFDAHVEDWGRWLETEDYKEIGGLIKEFAKRVCQGRRYAVLEGGYNQRVLGKNVKAFIEGFKD is encoded by the coding sequence ATGAAGATAGTTTATGATCCTCGTTTCGAAGTTGAATACTCTGATGAACCCGCTGCTGAGAAGGGACGTATACAGGTTATTTACGAGGAGTTAAAGGATAGCTATGAGTTCGTTAAACCTGAACCTGCTTCTGAAGAGGATCTTGCACTCGTACATACGAAAGCGCATATACAGAGTATTAAAGGAAGCGGCTTATATGAGATAGCTAGACTGGCTGCGGGGGGAGCTATTAAAGCAGCTGAAATAGGTTACAGTGGGGAACCCGCCTTCGCGTTGATAAGGCCGCCGGGTCATCACGCCGGCGTTGATTTCTACTGGGGTTTCTGCTACTTTAATAATATAGCGGTTTCCGTTCAAAAACTTAGAAGAGAGGGAAAAGTGAAAAAAGTTTTAATCGTGGATTTTGACCTTCACTACGGGGATGGGACTGCGAATATTTTCGTTAACGAGCCTCAGGTAGCTTACTATCATCTTCTAAGAAGAGCTAAATCTCAGCAACTATACGCTTTCTCAAAATATCTTTCAACACTTAAAGACTATGATATTGTAGCTGTTTCAGCCGGTTTCGACGCGCATGTCGAAGACTGGGGTAGATGGCTTGAAACAGAGGATTACAAGGAGATAGGTGGTTTAATAAAAGAGTTCGCTAAACGAGTATGCCAAGGTAGACGCTACGCTGTGTTGGAGGGGGGTTACAATCAGAGGGTTCTGGGTAAAAACGTTAAAGCTTTTATCGAAGGATTTAAAGATTAA